Proteins from a single region of Metallibacterium scheffleri:
- a CDS encoding cytochrome c oxidase subunit 3 has product MSQQAGAYYVPHGSRWPIIAAVGLFIFMWGAAHWLDGIEPEGPILLFTGVAIIIFMKFGWFGEVIRESQRGAYNSQVDVSFRMGMMWFIFSEVMFFGAFFGALFYSRGLQVPWLSGEGHGALTNYYLFRGYTGGWPTAGPDAIGGPFKTVPAWGEPLLNTLLLLSSSVTITIAHHALRDGHRRRMLVFLAATPILGALFLWFQAHEYIDAYTHLNLTLHSGIYGATFFLLTGFHGLHVTLGTIMLLVILYRTWRGDFSKEHHFAFEAVAWYWHFVDIVWLGLFLFVYIM; this is encoded by the coding sequence ATGTCCCAGCAAGCCGGTGCTTACTATGTCCCCCACGGGAGCCGCTGGCCGATCATCGCCGCAGTCGGATTGTTCATCTTCATGTGGGGCGCCGCGCACTGGCTGGACGGGATCGAGCCGGAAGGCCCGATCCTGCTCTTCACCGGCGTCGCCATCATCATTTTCATGAAGTTCGGCTGGTTCGGCGAGGTCATCCGCGAATCGCAGCGCGGGGCGTACAACTCACAGGTGGACGTGTCCTTCCGCATGGGCATGATGTGGTTCATCTTTTCCGAGGTGATGTTTTTTGGTGCGTTCTTCGGGGCCCTGTTTTACAGCCGTGGCCTGCAGGTGCCGTGGCTCAGCGGCGAGGGCCACGGCGCGCTGACCAACTATTACCTGTTCCGCGGCTATACCGGCGGCTGGCCAACCGCCGGTCCCGACGCCATCGGCGGACCGTTCAAGACGGTACCGGCGTGGGGCGAGCCGCTGCTCAACACGCTGCTGCTGCTGTCATCGAGCGTCACCATCACCATCGCGCACCACGCGCTGCGCGATGGCCATCGCCGCCGCATGCTGGTGTTTCTGGCGGCCACGCCGATCCTGGGCGCGCTGTTCCTGTGGTTCCAGGCGCACGAGTACATCGATGCGTACACGCATCTGAATCTGACGTTGCACAGCGGCATTTATGGCGCCACGTTCTTCCTGCTGACCGGCTTCCACGGTCTGCATGTGACGCTGGGTACGATCATGCTGCTGGTGATTCTCTATCGCACCTGGCGCGGCGACTTCAGCAAGGAACACCACTTCGCCTTCGAGGCGGTGGCCTGGTACTGGCACTTCGTGGATATCGTCTGGCTGGGGCTGTTCCTGTTCGTCTACATCATGTAG
- a CDS encoding DUF2909 domain-containing protein: protein MHTLFKAALILMLLAAIFSLGQALFYMMTERPDSNPKRMAWALTRRIGFSLGVFLLVIIGILTGLLKPHGLGG, encoded by the coding sequence ATGCACACCTTGTTCAAAGCCGCATTGATCCTGATGCTGCTGGCGGCGATCTTCAGCCTCGGCCAGGCGTTGTTTTACATGATGACCGAGCGCCCGGACTCCAACCCCAAGCGCATGGCATGGGCACTGACACGACGCATCGGGTTTTCGCTGGGTGTGTTCCTGCTGGTGATCATCGGCATCCTGACCGGACTGCTCAAACCGCATGGCCTGGGTGGCTAG
- a CDS encoding DUF2244 domain-containing protein: MISINTPSPSSGVQVLWLRPNRALSLRGLRWAAGLLAGYIMLVALVSSLAGNAYAPFFALIDAAVVVLAFAAVWRAGERAERITLTDDALEIVRFPAQRSRVQLQPYWVRVRLQPGHAHPRLTLVSHGRALEIGAFLGEEERQVVCKQLEDSLARLRLPAHQQDPRTSP; encoded by the coding sequence GTGATCTCGATCAACACGCCATCGCCGTCTTCAGGTGTGCAGGTTTTGTGGCTGCGGCCCAATCGCGCGCTCAGTCTGCGCGGCCTGCGTTGGGCCGCGGGCCTGCTCGCCGGCTACATCATGCTGGTGGCGCTGGTCAGCAGCCTGGCAGGCAATGCCTACGCGCCATTTTTCGCACTGATCGACGCGGCGGTGGTGGTGCTGGCGTTCGCGGCGGTATGGCGCGCGGGCGAGCGCGCCGAACGCATCACCTTGACCGATGACGCGCTGGAGATCGTGCGCTTTCCCGCGCAGCGCAGCCGCGTGCAACTGCAGCCTTACTGGGTGCGCGTGCGCCTGCAGCCCGGGCATGCGCATCCGCGCCTGACGCTGGTTTCGCACGGACGCGCGCTGGAAATCGGCGCGTTTCTCGGCGAGGAGGAGCGTCAGGTGGTGTGCAAGCAACTTGAAGACAGTCTGGCGCGTTTGCGCCTGCCCGCTCATCAACAGGATCCACGGACAAGCCCATGA
- the coxB gene encoding cytochrome c oxidase subunit II, with protein sequence MTQLATRPATRPSAHWRARMLLALAGMLVSTAALANPEHPTQWQINLTRGASPLSHDVWDLHMAVFYVCVGIGVVVYGAMIYAMLKFRKSKGAEAAQFTHNTKAEVIWTILPVLILIGLAWPATRILVYENNTSHSVLTVKVTGVQWKWFYEYIDYKGQPVNNVSIISMLATDSNDARQMDSGISPWSIKSAHGVDDYLLNVDHPLVVPTHTKIQFLITAADVIHGFWVPALGWQADAIPGQIHDAWGQLDKPGTYRGQCAQLCGQDHAYMPIVIKAVPRAEFQQWLVTQENKSRMQDVSRTAQVVAAPGAAPQG encoded by the coding sequence ATGACCCAGCTCGCGACCCGTCCTGCAACCCGGCCCAGCGCGCATTGGCGTGCGCGCATGCTGCTGGCTCTGGCCGGCATGTTGGTGTCGACGGCTGCGCTGGCCAACCCCGAGCATCCCACGCAATGGCAGATCAACCTCACGCGCGGCGCCAGCCCCCTGTCGCACGACGTGTGGGATCTGCACATGGCGGTGTTCTACGTGTGCGTCGGCATTGGCGTGGTGGTCTACGGGGCCATGATTTACGCCATGCTCAAGTTCCGCAAATCCAAAGGCGCCGAGGCGGCCCAGTTCACACACAACACCAAGGCCGAGGTGATCTGGACGATTCTTCCGGTGCTGATCCTGATTGGCCTGGCGTGGCCAGCCACGCGTATCCTGGTCTATGAAAACAACACCAGCCATTCGGTGTTGACGGTCAAGGTCACCGGCGTGCAATGGAAGTGGTTCTACGAGTACATCGATTACAAAGGCCAGCCGGTCAACAACGTCAGCATCATCTCGATGCTGGCCACCGACAGCAACGATGCGCGGCAGATGGATTCAGGCATCAGTCCGTGGAGCATCAAGTCCGCGCACGGCGTCGATGATTATCTGCTCAACGTTGATCACCCGCTGGTGGTGCCCACGCACACCAAGATCCAGTTTTTGATCACCGCGGCGGACGTGATCCACGGTTTCTGGGTGCCGGCGTTGGGCTGGCAGGCCGACGCCATTCCCGGCCAGATTCACGACGCCTGGGGTCAGCTCGACAAGCCCGGCACCTATCGTGGCCAGTGCGCGCAGTTGTGCGGCCAGGATCACGCGTACATGCCGATCGTGATCAAGGCCGTGCCGCGCGCCGAGTTCCAGCAGTGGCTGGTGACGCAGGAAAACAAATCGCGCATGCAGGATGTTTCCCGTACCGCGCAGGTCGTCGCCGCTCCCGGCGCCGCCCCGCAGGGTTGA
- a CDS encoding cytochrome c oxidase assembly protein: MHALLQFFVPWEPSPLAWLLAIAAIVLYWRGQRLRPVSRWRRAAWWIGLALCYVAMQSRWDYFSEHAFFLQRLQHLVLHHLGPFLLVLAYPGPQLRAALPLRWRVRGARMLRGLPPLRWAMNVLLDPWVAASLFVGVIALWLYPPVQFVAMLDDRIYRLMNWSMLLDGFLFWWLVLDPRAKPPARLSPGMRVVLPLLVALPQIMMGAFITFTGEDLYPAFEVCGRVFPWLTFQTDQYLGGLIIWIPAAMMSVIAALLAMRRWTLLDARRHLNARRRAAP, from the coding sequence ATGCACGCGTTGCTGCAATTCTTCGTGCCCTGGGAACCTTCGCCCCTGGCATGGCTGCTGGCCATTGCCGCGATCGTGCTGTACTGGCGCGGGCAGCGCCTGCGCCCGGTTTCGCGCTGGCGCCGCGCGGCATGGTGGATCGGTCTGGCGTTGTGCTACGTGGCCATGCAGTCGCGCTGGGATTATTTTTCCGAGCACGCGTTTTTCCTGCAGCGGCTGCAGCATCTGGTGCTGCATCATCTCGGGCCGTTTCTGCTGGTGCTGGCCTATCCGGGGCCGCAATTGCGCGCCGCGTTGCCACTGCGCTGGCGCGTGCGCGGCGCACGTATGCTGCGCGGGTTGCCGCCGCTGCGCTGGGCCATGAACGTGCTACTCGATCCCTGGGTGGCGGCCAGCCTGTTCGTCGGCGTGATCGCGCTGTGGCTGTATCCGCCGGTGCAGTTCGTGGCCATGCTGGACGACCGCATCTACCGTCTGATGAACTGGAGCATGCTGCTCGATGGGTTCCTGTTCTGGTGGCTGGTGCTGGACCCGCGCGCCAAGCCGCCGGCGCGGTTGTCACCGGGGATGCGCGTGGTGCTGCCGCTGCTGGTCGCGCTGCCGCAGATCATGATGGGTGCCTTCATCACCTTTACCGGCGAAGACCTGTATCCGGCCTTCGAGGTGTGCGGGCGCGTGTTTCCGTGGCTGACTTTCCAGACCGATCAATATCTCGGCGGGCTGATCATCTGGATTCCGGCGGCGATGATGAGCGTCATCGCTGCGCTGCTGGCGATGCGGCGCTGGACGCTGCTGGACGCACGCCGGCACCTCAATGCGCGGCGGCGGGCCGCACCGTGA
- the ctaD gene encoding cytochrome c oxidase subunit I, with product MSTDAAIHHDDAHHDDVPKGFVHRWLFATNHKDIGTMYLVLALVMFFIGGAMAMVIRAELFKPGLQLVQPYFFNELTTLHGLIMIFGAIMPAFVGLANWQIPMMVGAPDMALPRMNNLSFWILPFAFLLILSTLFMPGGAVAGGWVMYPPLILQTGESLAFTIFAIHLMGISSIMGAINIIATILNLRAPGMDLLKMPLFVWTWLITAFLLIAIMPVLAGAVTMLLTDRYFGTNFFNAAGGGDVLLYEHIFWFFGHPEVYVMILPAFGVISEVIPTFARKPIFGYKPMVYATASIAFLSFIVWAHHMFTTGLPVGAQLFFMYATMLISVPTGVKVFNWVATMWKGSMTFETPMLFAVAFVILFTIGGFSGLMLGLVPADYQYHNSYFVVAHFHYVLVSGAAFGIMTGVYFWLPKWSGHMYSERWGKIHFWLSAISVNVLFFPQHFLGLAGMPRRIPDYNVAFADWNMVSSIGGFVFGASQLIFVGNIIYTVYFARDKAPARVWEGARGLEWELSSPPPHHSYPTPPEILPGMLAHGDITH from the coding sequence ATGAGCACCGACGCCGCCATCCACCACGACGACGCCCACCACGACGACGTGCCCAAGGGTTTCGTCCATCGCTGGCTGTTCGCCACCAACCACAAGGACATCGGCACCATGTACCTGGTGCTGGCGCTGGTGATGTTCTTCATCGGCGGTGCCATGGCCATGGTCATCCGCGCCGAGCTGTTCAAGCCAGGATTGCAGCTGGTGCAGCCATATTTCTTCAATGAGCTGACCACGCTGCACGGCCTGATCATGATCTTCGGCGCGATCATGCCGGCGTTCGTGGGCCTGGCCAACTGGCAGATCCCGATGATGGTCGGCGCGCCCGACATGGCGTTGCCGCGCATGAACAACCTGTCGTTCTGGATCCTGCCGTTTGCTTTCCTGCTGATCCTGTCGACGCTGTTCATGCCCGGCGGCGCGGTCGCCGGTGGCTGGGTGATGTATCCACCGCTGATCCTGCAGACCGGCGAGTCCCTGGCGTTCACCATCTTCGCGATCCACCTGATGGGCATCAGCTCGATCATGGGCGCGATCAACATCATCGCCACCATCCTCAACCTGCGCGCCCCCGGCATGGACCTGCTGAAGATGCCGCTGTTCGTGTGGACCTGGCTGATCACCGCGTTCCTGCTGATCGCGATCATGCCGGTGCTGGCCGGCGCGGTGACCATGTTGCTGACCGACCGGTATTTCGGTACCAATTTCTTCAATGCCGCCGGTGGCGGCGATGTGCTGCTGTACGAGCACATCTTCTGGTTCTTCGGGCACCCCGAGGTGTACGTGATGATCCTGCCGGCGTTCGGCGTCATCTCCGAGGTGATCCCCACGTTCGCGCGCAAGCCGATTTTCGGCTACAAGCCGATGGTTTACGCCACAGCTTCGATCGCCTTCCTGTCGTTCATCGTCTGGGCGCACCACATGTTCACCACCGGCCTGCCGGTGGGCGCGCAGTTGTTCTTCATGTACGCGACCATGCTGATTTCGGTGCCCACCGGGGTGAAGGTGTTCAACTGGGTGGCGACGATGTGGAAGGGCTCGATGACGTTCGAGACGCCGATGCTGTTCGCGGTGGCCTTCGTGATCCTGTTCACCATCGGCGGATTCTCGGGCCTGATGCTCGGCTTGGTGCCGGCCGACTACCAGTACCACAACAGCTACTTCGTGGTGGCGCACTTCCACTACGTGCTGGTCTCGGGCGCGGCCTTCGGCATCATGACCGGCGTGTACTTCTGGCTGCCGAAATGGTCGGGGCACATGTATTCCGAGCGCTGGGGCAAGATCCACTTCTGGCTCAGCGCGATCTCGGTCAACGTGCTGTTCTTCCCGCAGCATTTCCTCGGCCTGGCCGGCATGCCGCGCCGCATCCCCGACTACAACGTGGCGTTCGCCGACTGGAACATGGTCAGCTCGATCGGCGGCTTCGTGTTCGGCGCCAGCCAGCTGATCTTCGTCGGCAATATCATCTACACCGTGTACTTCGCCAGGGACAAGGCGCCGGCACGGGTGTGGGAGGGCGCGCGCGGACTCGAGTGGGAATTGTCCTCGCCGCCACCGCATCACAGCTATCCGACGCCGCCGGAGATCCTGCCCGGGATGCTCGCGCACGGCGATATCACCCACTGA
- a CDS encoding COX15/CtaA family protein, which translates to MIVKPAWVRPLAWIAAALALGVIVFGAFVRLSNAGLSCPDWPTCYGQITWPTHHAAITAADAAFPQRPVAVHLAWREQVHRFIAGTLGVLVLLLALGAVWRQRMPRVAVIVAALAAAAGVWLYMGGEHAYSSALAGIAIALPLLAAWRLRRAAPWKVLTVVLGLIIFQAMLGMWTVTLLLKPAIVTSHLLGGLATFALLAYAALRLSGAGTRDIPARRLLPWVALGLLLLAMQIALGGWTSTNYAALACGTSFPECAGRWWPALNFHQGFVLWRDIGVNYEGGVLDAAARAAIQMAHRIGAVVVFVYGLWLAWRAARAGLKPQGIVLALLLCAQVLLGIGNVVLGLPLAVATAHNAGAALLLFTLIWLLAATQRPSTQREF; encoded by the coding sequence GTGATCGTCAAGCCCGCATGGGTGCGGCCGCTGGCCTGGATCGCCGCCGCGTTGGCGCTGGGCGTGATCGTATTCGGTGCCTTCGTGCGCTTGTCCAACGCCGGATTGTCCTGCCCGGACTGGCCGACCTGCTATGGGCAGATCACCTGGCCCACGCACCACGCCGCGATCACTGCGGCCGATGCCGCGTTTCCGCAGCGGCCGGTGGCCGTGCATCTGGCCTGGCGGGAACAGGTGCACCGCTTCATCGCGGGCACGCTGGGTGTGCTGGTGCTGCTGCTGGCGCTGGGTGCGGTCTGGCGCCAGCGCATGCCACGCGTTGCGGTGATCGTGGCCGCGCTCGCCGCAGCGGCGGGTGTCTGGCTGTACATGGGTGGCGAGCACGCATACTCCAGCGCGCTGGCCGGCATCGCCATCGCGTTGCCGCTGCTGGCTGCGTGGCGGCTGCGCCGCGCGGCACCGTGGAAGGTACTGACGGTGGTGCTGGGTTTGATCATCTTCCAGGCCATGCTGGGCATGTGGACCGTGACCCTGCTGCTGAAGCCGGCCATCGTCACCAGTCATCTGCTGGGCGGACTGGCCACGTTTGCGTTGCTGGCCTACGCGGCGTTGCGCCTGAGCGGCGCGGGCACCCGCGACATACCAGCGCGGCGCCTGCTGCCCTGGGTGGCGCTGGGCCTCCTGCTGCTGGCGATGCAGATCGCGCTGGGCGGCTGGACCAGCACCAACTATGCCGCGCTGGCCTGCGGCACGAGCTTCCCGGAATGCGCGGGCCGCTGGTGGCCGGCGCTGAACTTTCATCAAGGTTTCGTGTTGTGGCGCGATATCGGGGTCAACTACGAAGGCGGCGTGCTCGATGCAGCGGCGCGCGCGGCGATCCAGATGGCGCATCGCATCGGCGCCGTAGTCGTGTTCGTTTACGGGCTGTGGCTGGCCTGGCGCGCGGCGCGCGCCGGGCTGAAGCCGCAGGGCATCGTGCTGGCGCTGTTGCTGTGCGCGCAGGTGCTGCTGGGCATCGGCAACGTGGTGCTGGGTCTGCCGCTGGCCGTGGCCACCGCGCACAATGCTGGCGCCGCGCTGCTGCTGTTCACCCTGATCTGGTTGCTGGCCGCCACGCAGCGTCCATCCACGCAGCGGGAGTTCTGA
- a CDS encoding SURF1 family protein, with the protein MLLTLAGIAIFVRLGIWQLDRAAYKEHLLARFAHATDAPLIPFAQVSDTAPHHGFAHIAVHGHYLQGRAYMWDDQTIGEQVGVDVYVPFVVQGHARLVIVNLGFLPHGNSELDRRPQMPPLPAGELTLHGLYASMPPPGLKLGGDQIARQKQWPKLSTYLELSQISRDLDQRLYPGIVLLDPNPKSAYLRDWTPTFIPPARHQAYAFQWFSFAAAALVIFIVLHRRVEPPKNDRQD; encoded by the coding sequence ATGCTGCTGACGTTGGCGGGGATCGCGATCTTCGTGCGTCTGGGCATCTGGCAACTGGATCGCGCGGCGTACAAGGAACACTTGCTGGCGCGGTTCGCGCATGCCACGGATGCGCCGCTGATCCCGTTCGCGCAGGTTAGCGACACCGCGCCGCATCACGGTTTCGCGCACATCGCGGTGCACGGCCACTATCTACAGGGCCGTGCCTACATGTGGGACGACCAGACCATCGGCGAGCAGGTCGGCGTCGATGTTTACGTGCCGTTCGTGGTGCAGGGTCACGCGCGCCTGGTGATCGTCAACCTCGGTTTTCTGCCGCACGGCAACAGTGAGCTCGACCGACGCCCGCAGATGCCGCCGCTGCCCGCCGGCGAGCTCACCCTGCATGGGCTGTATGCGTCGATGCCGCCACCCGGGCTGAAGTTGGGCGGCGACCAGATCGCGCGGCAGAAGCAATGGCCCAAGCTGAGCACCTACCTCGAATTGAGCCAGATCAGCCGCGATCTCGATCAGCGCCTGTACCCCGGCATCGTACTGCTGGATCCGAACCCAAAGTCGGCCTATCTGCGCGACTGGACGCCGACCTTCATCCCGCCTGCGCGGCACCAGGCCTACGCTTTCCAGTGGTTCTCGTTTGCCGCCGCGGCGCTGGTGATTTTCATCGTGCTGCACCGGCGCGTCGAGCCGCCAAAAAATGATCGCCAGGACTGA
- a CDS encoding SCO family protein, protein MSRRLLIVLATFSLLLSACSHAPRPWLLTDVRGHLPDLRFHLINDLGQPVTGASYRGKAVLLYFGYTHCPDVCPTTLAHLTVVLQNLGPLAQRVRVLFVSVDPKRDTPALLRAYTSAFGPHIIGLTGTPDAIARVAKRYRVAYSYGKPDATGNYVVNHSAAIFIFDPQGRARLLATEHDSVAQLTHDLHLLLTEPNA, encoded by the coding sequence ATGTCGCGCCGCTTGCTGATTGTCCTCGCCACCTTTTCACTGCTGTTGAGCGCGTGCTCGCATGCGCCCCGCCCATGGCTGCTGACCGATGTGCGCGGGCATCTGCCCGATCTGCGCTTTCATCTGATCAACGACCTCGGCCAGCCAGTGACCGGTGCCAGCTATCGCGGCAAGGCCGTGCTGCTGTACTTCGGCTACACGCATTGCCCGGACGTGTGCCCGACCACGCTGGCGCACCTGACCGTGGTGTTGCAAAACCTCGGCCCGCTGGCGCAGCGCGTGCGCGTGTTGTTCGTCAGCGTCGATCCCAAACGCGACACGCCGGCCCTGCTGCGCGCCTACACCAGTGCCTTCGGCCCGCACATCATCGGCCTGACCGGCACGCCCGATGCGATCGCGCGCGTGGCCAAGCGCTACCGCGTGGCCTACAGCTACGGCAAGCCGGATGCCACCGGCAATTACGTGGTCAACCATAGCGCGGCGATCTTCATTTTCGACCCGCAGGGTCGCGCGCGCCTGCTGGCGACGGAGCACGATTCAGTTGCGCAACTGACCCACGACCTGCACCTGTTGCTGACGGAGCCCAACGCATGA
- a CDS encoding glutathione peroxidase, translated as MSPLATLHATTLEGEDMALSRYLGKTLLIVNVASKCGFTPQYRGLEALYRQYRARGLEILGFPCDQFGHQEPGAAEEIRQFCTLNYEVSFPLFARIAVNGADTHPLYQWLKREAPGVLGSQGIKWNFTKFLVDAEGRVRARYAPTDTPAAIGRELDTLLPAAA; from the coding sequence ATGAGCCCGCTTGCCACCTTGCATGCCACCACGCTGGAGGGTGAGGACATGGCCTTGTCGCGCTATCTCGGCAAGACCCTGCTGATTGTCAACGTGGCATCGAAGTGCGGCTTCACGCCGCAATATCGTGGACTGGAGGCCTTGTATCGACAGTACCGCGCGCGCGGACTGGAAATCCTCGGTTTTCCCTGCGACCAGTTTGGCCACCAGGAGCCAGGTGCCGCCGAGGAAATCCGCCAGTTCTGCACGCTCAACTACGAGGTGAGTTTCCCGCTGTTCGCCAGGATCGCGGTCAACGGCGCCGACACGCATCCGCTGTATCAATGGCTGAAGCGCGAGGCGCCCGGCGTACTTGGCTCGCAGGGCATCAAGTGGAACTTCACCAAGTTCCTGGTCGATGCCGAGGGCAGGGTACGCGCGCGCTACGCGCCCACCGATACGCCCGCGGCGATCGGACGCGAGCTGGATACGCTGTTGCCCGCCGCGGCATGA
- the cyoE gene encoding heme o synthase, whose protein sequence is MKLWREYLELTKPRVVALLVFTALIGALLAVPGLPPWRHLLLGLAGIWLAAASAAALNHLIDQRIDRMMARTAHRPLATGTLRPLQVLLFALALGVVSMLILALGVNALSAWLTLASLIGYAGVYTAFLKRATPQNIVIGGIAGAAPPALGWVAVTGTLAPHALLLVLIIFLWTPPHFWALAIFRRADYARAGIPMLPVTHGVVVTRWHLLAYTVLLVLATLLPYLTGMSGLFYLGGALILDIGFLYYAVRMLRPPDELFAMRTFAYSIIYLAALFGFLLADHWLLPMHAAAPQLLQYVPIR, encoded by the coding sequence GTGAAGTTGTGGCGCGAGTATCTGGAACTGACCAAGCCGCGTGTCGTCGCCCTGCTGGTGTTCACCGCGCTGATCGGTGCGCTGCTGGCGGTGCCCGGCCTGCCGCCGTGGCGGCACCTGCTGCTGGGCCTGGCCGGAATCTGGCTGGCGGCGGCCTCGGCGGCGGCGCTGAATCACCTCATCGACCAGCGCATCGACCGCATGATGGCGCGCACCGCGCACCGGCCGCTGGCTACCGGCACGCTGCGTCCGCTGCAGGTGTTGCTGTTCGCCCTGGCGCTGGGCGTGGTTTCGATGCTGATTCTCGCGCTGGGAGTGAATGCGCTCAGTGCATGGCTGACGCTGGCCTCGCTGATCGGTTACGCGGGGGTGTACACCGCGTTTCTCAAGCGCGCCACGCCGCAGAACATCGTCATCGGTGGCATCGCCGGCGCGGCGCCGCCGGCGCTGGGCTGGGTGGCGGTCACCGGCACGCTGGCGCCGCACGCGCTGCTGCTGGTGCTGATCATTTTCCTGTGGACGCCGCCGCATTTCTGGGCGCTGGCGATTTTCCGCCGCGCCGATTACGCGCGCGCCGGCATCCCGATGCTGCCGGTCACGCATGGCGTGGTGGTCACGCGCTGGCACCTGCTGGCCTATACCGTGCTGCTGGTGCTGGCCACGCTGCTGCCGTATCTGACCGGCATGAGCGGGCTGTTCTATCTCGGCGGCGCGCTGATCCTGGACATCGGGTTCCTGTATTACGCCGTGCGCATGCTACGCCCGCCGGATGAGCTGTTCGCGATGCGCACCTTCGCCTACTCGATCATTTATCTGGCGGCGCTGTTCGGCTTTCTGCTGGCCGACCACTGGCTGTTGCCGATGCATGCCGCGGCACCGCAGTTGCTGCAGTACGTGCCGATCCGCTAG
- a CDS encoding copper chaperone PCu(A)C — translation MNLPRHLLAHALLAAGLLAAPLLANAAPPAASAHAPMHDMPGMAPAPDARALPTARVAVTDAWVRWLPAGLPMGGYFSLRNLGRQPLQLVGATSPSYRMVMLHESISRGGMERMVHVDQVSIAPGQGVHFAPGGYHLMLMHAASTVQPGTRVRIDLQFAGHAPYPVEFTVRPAAAH, via the coding sequence ATGAATTTGCCTCGCCACCTGCTGGCCCACGCCTTGCTCGCCGCGGGTCTGCTGGCCGCGCCCTTGCTGGCAAACGCCGCGCCACCTGCCGCATCCGCGCACGCGCCGATGCACGACATGCCGGGCATGGCGCCTGCTCCGGACGCGCGCGCTCTGCCCACCGCGCGCGTCGCGGTCACCGACGCCTGGGTGCGCTGGCTGCCGGCGGGGCTGCCGATGGGCGGGTATTTTTCGCTGCGCAACCTGGGCAGGCAGCCGCTGCAACTGGTCGGCGCGACCAGTCCCAGCTACCGGATGGTCATGTTGCACGAGAGCATCAGCCGTGGCGGCATGGAACGCATGGTGCACGTCGATCAGGTGTCGATCGCGCCGGGGCAGGGCGTGCACTTCGCGCCCGGCGGCTATCACCTGATGCTGATGCACGCCGCGTCCACGGTGCAGCCCGGCACACGCGTGCGCATCGACCTGCAGTTCGCAGGCCATGCGCCGTACCCGGTCGAATTCACGGTGCGGCCCGCCGCCGCGCATTGA